A single window of Anopheles moucheti chromosome 2, idAnoMoucSN_F20_07, whole genome shotgun sequence DNA harbors:
- the LOC128297150 gene encoding toll-like receptor 6 yields the protein MSRCELLLPALLLLVSVQVNYSLQYDSAESSRYYHPTGAGSETGSNLRYDAPDDCKYRILPGNEVDLACNLRTVNSEFDNTNFSVIPAEHTAALTILCNEAIMARSKLLHNSFVHLVRLKALSLEYCKIAKFSSTVLAGLGELRNFTLRTHNIAWPELNLEIEPDAFGYTRNLEVLDLSTNNIWSLPDQLFCSLTDLRSLNISSNRLQDVNDLGFREKGVKDELEAAESPKPNGTGTVAPPVSCALDLEDLDVSRNHFVLLPAAGFGMLKRLKMLKIHDNEISMVGDKALSGLKELQILDLSSNKLVALPTDLFRDPAQSIQEIYLQNNSISVLSPGLFSKLEQLQALDLSQNQLTSAWVNRDTFAGLIRLVLLNLASNKITKLESEIFSDLYTLQILNLRHNQLEIIAADTFSPMNNLHTLLLSHNKLKYLDAYSLNGLYALSLLSLDNNALTGVHPEAFRNCSSLQDLNLNGNELTQVPLALKDMRLLRTVDLGENSITVIEEPGFRGMNNLYGLRLISNSIENITRKAFKDLPSLQILNVARNKISYIEKGAFEPAVSVQAIRLDGNLLSDIDGLFTSMPNLVWLNISDNKLEHFDYSHIPSHLQWLDLHRNELTELTNRFGLDNQLHLQTLDASFNRLTRVTPATIPNSIEFLFLNDNLIVHVEPHCFMHKTNLTRVDLYANQLTSLDIKALRLQPVPEDKQIPEFYIGGNPFVCDCNIDWLQKINHVTSRQYPTINDIETVYCKLMYNRERSYIPLIEAEPKHFLCSYNTHCFALCHCCEFDACDCEMTCPNNCACYHDNSWSTNIVECSAAGYTDIPNNIPMDTTEVYIDGNNLVELSGHSFIGRKNLRVLYANHSNIEAIYNTTFIGLRRLTILHLENNAIRKLYGHEFSALESLRELYLQGNRIAYIEDHTFAELRKLEVLRLDGNRITSFEVWQLSANPYLVEIALANNLWTCDCGFVNKLRSYLQSNADKILDANEISCSYNNATSILRDNGTKCTFREGMSSIVHRQEIEDMLPLLLVATCAFVGFFGLIFGIFCYRKELKVWVHSGLCYKSGTFVNEFDKDRLYDAYITYSLQDEHFVSQILTSTLENDIGFRLCLHYRDLNANAYLADTIVEAVESSKRAILVLSKSFLYNEWTRFEFKGAIHEVLKRRRKLIIILYGDLPQRDLDADMRLYLRTNTCIEWDDKKFWQKLRIALPHVKKSNCLNKRSAINIYATAGNDYNMPGRPSTLGPSVASARLDGPQHHSYATIGPNCPRNCDNYDTVSNCKYNTTQHQTHHERRMNAEFGRKATDGRQHEYAVPSNCLLDTTHETYNTTASCERIAGETFECTSTSSKFSTSSRGSGSDSGSHSISSAHHDFQGNRSPNGCPPNLLSTTNFSYNHHPQHHHHNGSSRSKPGPGPGPGPESVGGGKGGPADKSNPGTLGTDSRGGNSFNDRRLPQAMWA from the coding sequence ATGAGTCGTTGCGAGCTACTGTTGccggcgctgctgctgctggtgtcgGTACAGGTGAACTACAGTTTGCAGTACGATTCGGCGGAATCGTCCCGGTACTATCATCCGACCGGTGCGGGCAGCGAAACCGGCAGCAATCTGCGCTACGATGCGCCGGACGATTGCAAGTACCGGATACTGCCCGGCAACGAGGTCGACCTGGCGTGCAATCTGCGCACGGTGAACAGTGAATTTGACAACACGAACTTCAGTGTGATACCGGCCGAACATACGGCCGCCCTTACCATCCTGTGCAATGAAGCCATCATGGCGCGGAGCAAGCTGCTGCACAACTCGTTCGTCCATCTGGTGCGGCTAAAGGCGCTGTCGCTCGAGTACTGCAAGATCGCCAAATTCTCCAGCACGGTGCTGGCTGGGTTGGGCGAGCTGCGCAACTTTACCCTCCGCACGCACAACATTGCCTGGCCGGAGCTGAACCTGGAGATCGAGCCGGACGCGTTCGGGTACACGCGCAACCTGGAAGTGCTCGATCTGAGCACGAACAACATTTGGTCCCTTCCCGACCAATTGTTCTGCTCGCTCACCGATCTGCGGTCGCTCAACATCAGCTCAAACCGGCTGCAGGACGTCAACGATCTCGGGTTCCGCGAGAAGGGTGTGAAGGACGAGCTGGAAGCTGCGGAAAGTCCGAAACCGAACGGTACCGGCACGGTGGCACCACCAGTAAGCTGTGCGCTGGATCTCGAGGATCTGGATGTGTCGAGAAACCATTTTGTGCTGCTACCGGCCGCGGGTTTCGGTATGCTGAAACGCCTAAAGATGCTGAAAATACACGACAACGAAATCTCGATGGTTGGCGATAAGGCGCTCAGTGGGCTGAAGGAGTTGCAGATCCTTGATTTGAGCTCGAACAAGCTGGTGGCGTTGCCGACGGATCTATTCCGCGATCCTGCCCAATCAATACAGGAGATTTACCTGCAGAACAATTCGATCAGTGTGCTATCGCCGGGTTTGTTCTCAAAACTGGAGCAACTGCAAGCGCTGGATCTGTCCCAGAATCAGCTGACCTCGGCCTGGGTGAATAGGGACACGTTCGCGGGCCTCATACGACTGGTTCTGCTGAATTTGGCCAGCAACAAGATAACCAAACTGGAGTCGGAGATCTTCTCCGATCTGTACACGTTGCAGATATTGAACTTGCGTCATAATCAGCTGGAAATCATAGCAGCGGATACGTTCTCACCGATGAATAATCTCCACACGCTTCTGCTTTCGCACAATAAGTTGAAGTATTTAGATGCCTACTCGTTGAACGGGCTGTACGCGCTGTCCCTGCTGTCGCTGGACAACAACGCGCTCACTGGCGTACATCCGGAAGCGTTCCGCAACTGCAGCTCCCTGCAAGATCTCAACCTGAACGGCAACGAGCTTACGCAGGTCCCGCTCGCACTGAAAGATATGCGCCTGCTGCGAACAGTTGATCTGGGCGAGAACTCCATCACCGTTATCGAAGAGCCGGGCTTCCGTGGCATGAACAATCTGTACGGGCTGCGGCTGATAAGCAACAGCATTGAAAACATTACGCGGAAAGCGTTCAAAGATCTACCCAGTCTGCAGATCCTGAACGTGGCGCGTAACAAGATTTCGTACATTGAGAAGGGTGCGTTCGAACCGGCGGTCAGTGTGCAGGCGATCCGGCTCGACGGTAACTTGCTGTCGGACATTGATGGGCTCTTCACCAGCATGCCGAATCTGGTGTGGTTGAACATTTCCGACAACAAACTGGAGCACTTTGACTACTCCCATATTCCTTCCCACCTGCAGTGGTTGGATCTGCATCGCAACGAGCTTACCGAGCTGACGAATCGCTTCGGGTTGGATAATCAGCTGCACCTGCAGACGCTCGATGCAAGCTTTAATCGGTTGACGCGCGTGACGCCGGCCACCATTCCCAACAGCATCGAGTTCCTGTTTCTGAACGATAATCTGATCGTGCACGTGGAGCCGCACTGCTTCATGCACAAGACGAACCTTACGCGCGTGGATCTGTACGCGAATCAGCTGACCAGCCTGGACATCAAGGCACTCCGGTTGCAACCGGTGCCGGAGGATAAGCAGATTCCGGAGTTCTACATCGGGGGCAACCCGTTCGTGTGTGATTGCAACATTGACTGGCTGCAGAAGATCAATCACGTGACGTCACGCCAATATCCTACGATCAATGACATCGAAACGGTGTACTGCAAGCTGATGTACAATCGGGAGCGTTCCTACATTCCGCTGATCGAGGCAGAACCGAAGCATTTCCTGTGCAGCTACAATACGCACTGCTTCGCCCTGTGCCACTGCTGCGAGTTCGATGCGTGCGATTGTGAGATGACGTGCCCGAACAACTGCGCCTGCTATCACGATAACAGCTGGTCGACGAACATCGTGGAGTGCTCGGCGGCGGGCTACACGGACATACCGAATAACATCCCGATGGATACGACCGAGGTGTACATCGATGGCAACAACTTGGTCGAGCTGTCGGGGCACAGCTTTATTGGGCGCAAGAATCTGCGCGTGCTGTACGCCAATCATTCCAACATCGAGGCCATATACAACACGACCTTCATCGGGTTGCGTCGGCTGACGATTCTGCACCTGGAGAACAATGCCATCCGGAAGCTGTACGGGCACGAGTTTTCCGCGCTGGAAAGTCTGCGCGAGCTCTACCTGCAGGGCAACCGTATCGCGTACATCGAGGATCACACGTTTGCCGAGCTGCGCAAGCTGGAGGTACTGCGGCTGGATGGAAACCGCATCACGAGCTTCGAGGTGTGGCAGCTGTCGGCGAATCCGTACCTGGTGGAGATAGCGCTCGCCAACAATCTGTGGACGTGTGACTGCGGGTTCGTGAACAAGCTGCGCAGCTATTTGCAATCGAACGCGGATAAGATACTGGACGCGAATGAGATCTCGTGCAGCTACAACAACGCGACCAGCATTCTGCGCGACAACGGCACGAAATGCACCTTCCGCGAGGGGATGTCCTCGATCGTGCATCGGCAGGAGATAGAGGAcatgctgccgctgctgctggtcgCAACGTGCGCCTTCGTGGGCTTTTTCGGGTTAATCTTTGGCATTTTCTGCTACCGCAAGGAGCTGAAGGTGTGGGTCCATTCCGGTCTCTGCTACAAGTCGGGCACGTTTGTGAACGAGTTCGATAAGGATCGGCTGTACGATGCGTACATCACGTACTCGCTGCAAGACGAACACTTTGTGAGTCAAATTTTGACCTCCACGCTCGAGAACGACATCGGGTTCCGGCTGTGCTTGCACTATCGCGATCTGAACGCGAACGCTTATCTGGCGGACACGATCGTCGAGGCGGTGGAAAGCTCGAAACGGGCGATCCTCGTACTGTCCAAGAGCTTCCTGTATAACGAATGGACCCGGTTCGAGTTTAAGGGTGCGATCCACGAGGTGCTGAAGCGTCGCCGGAAGCTGATCATCATCCTGTACGGTGATCTGCCGCAGCGCGACCTGGACGCCGACATGCGGCTGTACCTGCGCACCAACACATGCATCGAGTGGGACGACAAGAAGTTCTGGCAGAAGCTGCGCATCGCCCTGCCGCACGTGAAGAAGAGCAACTGCCTGAACAAGCGGTCGGCGATCAACATATACGCGACGGCCGGCAACGACTACAACATGCCGGGCCGCCCGTCAACGCTGGGCCCATCGGTGGCCAGCGCGCGTCTGGATGGGCCCCAGCACCACAGTTACGCCACGATCGGTCCTAACTGTCCCAGAAACTGTGATAACTACGATACGGTTAGCAATTGTAAATACAACACCACCCAGCACCAGACCCACCACGAGCGGCGAATGAATGCGGAGTTCGGGCGGAAGGCGACGGACGGCCGGCAGCACGAGTACGCGGTGCCGTCCAACTGTCTGCTGGACACGACGCACGAAACGTACAACACGACGGCGAGTTGCGAGCGCATCGCGGGCGAAACGTTCGAGTGCACCTCGACCAGCTCCAAGTTCTCCACCTCGTCGCGCGGATCGGGCAGCGATTCCGGTAGCCATTCGATCTCCTCCGCGCACCACGACTTCCAGGGCAATCGGTCCCCCAACGGCTGTCCGCCGAATCTGCTGTCCACCACCAACTTCTCGTACAACCACCATccgcagcaccaccaccacaacggCAGCAGTCGGAGCAAACCGGGGCCCGGGCCAGGGCCCGGTCCGGAGAGTGTTGGCGGGGGCAAGGGTGGTCCTGCCGATAAGAGCAATCCGGGCACGCTCGGGACGGACAGTAGAGGTGGCAACAGTTTTAACGATAGAAGACTGCCACAGGCTATGTGGGCATAA